TGATCGTCATGCCGCGCGCCTGGCAGGCGGAGGATTATCATGAAAACCGGCTGAGCGGCTTGCTGTGGGGCATGGCGCAAACGCAGGCAGCCTTGGGCGTGTTGCTGGATGCCGGCAGCCATCTGAGTTGCAGCAACGGCGTGGCACGTTTTGCCGGCTCCACCCCCACGCTGGTGATCGACAGCCGGCCGGCGCAATGGCGGGACTTTTCACCGTACCGCGCGTCGAACAGCGCGGGGCCGCGGCAATCAGCGGCGATCGATCGCGCCCGTCTGCACATTTTGCCCAACGGCAGCCGATTCGATTTCAACAACGGTGCTGTCGTGCAGGTCGAGAGCAGGCACGCCGTTGCAAACCCACCGCGGCTTTTTCAGCTCGAACAGAACCATCCCAACCCTTTCAATCCCCGCACGAGCATTCGCTATCACCTGAGCGAGCCGGCGACCGTTACTCTGCGGGTTTTCGATCTCGCGGGCCGGGAGGTCGCAACCCTGGTGCAGGCGCCGCAGGCAGCCGGATGGCATGCCGTAACCTTCGAGGGTTCGGCACTTGCGGGCGGCCTCTACCTGTATCGTCTGGAAGTCCGCGGCCGGATGGCTTCACGAAAAATGTTGCTCATCCGCTGAGTGGATCGGCGAGCGCCAGGCATTCGGCGCAGCGCAACGGCCGGCAGTAGAGCTTCTGCAAATGCAACAAGCCCTGCTGTGTTCTGGCGGAGGCTGCGAGCGCGCGCCTCAGCGCAGGCATCGCGCTGAGTTGCTGTTGCATGGCGAGCGTGAGGCGGTTTTCCTGCAGCCGGGGCAGTTGGCTGTAAATCTCCAGGACTTGATTTTGACGGGTGGCGTTGCCGGCTTCGCGATAGTAGAGCCAGAGCGCCGGCAGCAGGAGATTGACAAGGATGTCGCGGCTACGGTCGCGGCCGATCAAATCGCCTGTGTGGGCCGCAGGCGTGGTGTCACGATCGCGAAAACTGTAGTGCTGTTGCCAGAAGCCGCGCGCCGGACAAACCAGAAAGCGCACGAGTTCCTTTGCCTTGGCGGCAGGCCGGCTGCCGGAGGCCTCCAGCAGGCCGGCGAGATGCTCCACGATGCCGTGACGATAAAACTTCAGGAGCATCGCGCACAAACCGGCGAGGCGGCGGGTGGGAAAATTCTGCGGCCGCAGTTGAAAGTAACGCCAGCCCGCGGCAGGCAGCGGCCGAATTTGCAGGCTGTGGCGCAACTGCTCCCAAATTTCGCGGCGCGTTTCGCGATAAGTGGTGACGGCGGCATCTTCCGCCTCCTCCTGTGCCGCCGGCCGGGCCAGCAGACCGGCGGCGCCGAAGATCAGGGCCTCCACCAAAACCGCCGGCGGATGGGCGCGACTGGCGCGCAGTTCCGCGAAGATCAGATCGATCGGCAGCAAATCCGCCAGACGGCGGAACGGCTCCTGATTTTTATCATAGCCCAGCGCTTCTGCCAGGCCGCGAT
This genomic window from candidate division KSB1 bacterium contains:
- a CDS encoding DUF2851 family protein, with protein sequence MAAPAAFSEAALHALWQRQRIPAEWLKTTAGEGIEVVTPGRYNRDAGPDFLQATLRLAGRLLQGDVELHLDARDWTNHGHHQDSAYNNVILHVALAEENAAAPIIMRENGLPVPQLLLPAAVFSAPAPPPATLLDCPLRRTTPEKILATVRHAGSLRFEARALAFAEQLRERSWDQAIYRGLAEALGYDKNQEPFRRLADLLPIDLIFAELRASRAHPPAVLVEALIFGAAGLLARPAAQEEAEDAAVTTYRETRREIWEQLRHSLQIRPLPAAGWRYFQLRPQNFPTRRLAGLCAMLLKFYRHGIVEHLAGLLEASGSRPAAKAKELVRFLVCPARGFWQQHYSFRDRDTTPAAHTGDLIGRDRSRDILVNLLLPALWLYYREAGNATRQNQVLEIYSQLPRLQENRLTLAMQQQLSAMPALRRALAASARTQQGLLHLQKLYCRPLRCAECLALADPLSG